In the Mastacembelus armatus chromosome 17, fMasArm1.2, whole genome shotgun sequence genome, one interval contains:
- the LOC113133780 gene encoding acyl-CoA-binding domain-containing protein 5A-like isoform X1 encodes MAQDEEKHSLEAKFAAAVKVMQSLPEEGPFQPSDDMRLMFYSYYKQAMLGPCNIPRPNGFWDPRGKAKWDAWSSLGNMTKEEAMKNYVENIQLILETIPISDEVSDLVQKLGNFYTEVDGEEEENEVDRRPFTRPFANHGDELVKPFRKPTMEGYGDLWDDIQNLDEKDSDHGISVSSKEAEGSRENSEIERKEQSSDLKRSEEEENWDEEDNTEDEDKEEEEKDLRMLKVEDKRWKSGTRGSSSSVELSISSFTNGTHSSLNSEVEEEELACSIEPSVQCMPYMHFNGHLSDHSDAVPEKNHRSTDSDNEEFCDSMEHLAMEERVPALKVQSRGSEAASVKQNDLWFESCTALNGEEDQVGDSCLKEGISTSQHYSSLSRRQGAPPSPRANHSSHLCACVDASCRCVSENRHPVSTSKGNINEQIATALLRLQHDMANVLHRLHALEVLTISQSRSSSPRQEDSPPIIRKFLRPSWWPFNFSPLTVVLTAVWPLIAHWLVQLYLQRKRRKIP; translated from the exons ATGGCGCAGGACGAGGAGAAACACAGCCTGGAGGCGAaatttgctgctgcagttaAAGTGATGCAGAGTTTGCCAGAGGAAG gtccTTTCCAGCCCTCTGATGACATGAGGCTGATGTTCTATAGTTACTATAAGCAGGCCATGCTGGGGCCCTGCAACATCCCCAGACCAAATGGCTTCTGGGACCCTCGTGGAAAAGCTAAATG GGATGCATGGAGCTCTTTAGGAAATATGACAAAGGAGGAAGCCATGAAGAATTATGTTGAGAACATCCAGCTG ATTTTGGAGACAATCCCGATTTCAGATGAGGTGTCTGACCTAGTACAGAAGCTTGGCAACTTCTACACAGAGGTAgatggagaagaagaggaaaatgaagTGGACAGGAGGCCCTTCACAAGGCCTTTTGCAAACCATGGAG ATGAGCTGGTCAAACCATTTAGGAAACCAACAATGGAAG GCTATGGGGATCTGTGGGATGATATACAAAACCTTGATGAAAAAGACAGTGATCATGGCATAAGTGTGAGTAGCAAGGAGGCAGAGGGAAGCAGAGAAAATAGTGAGATcgagagaaaagagcaaagtaGTGATTTGAAGagaagtgaggaagaggagaattGGGATGAAGAAGACAATACAGAAGATGAagacaaggaggaggaagaaaaag ACCTGAGGATGCTGAAGGTGGAGGACAAGAGGTGGAAGTCTGGCACCagggggtccagcagcagcgTTGAGCTCAGCATATCTTCCTTTACCAATGGGACGCACAGCTCCCTCAATAgtgaagtggaggaggaggaactggCCTGTTCCATAGAGCCCAGTGTTCAGTGTATGCCATACATGCACTTTAATGGCCACTTGAGTG ATCATAGTGATGCTGTTCCTGAGAAAAACCACCGATCCACAGATTCAGATAATGAGGAATTCTGTGACTCAATGGAGCATCTGGCCATGGAAGAG CGGGTGCCTGCATTGAAAGTTCAGTCACGTGGATCAGAAGCTGCCTCAGTGAAGCAAAATGATCTTTGGTTTGAGAGCTGCACTGCACTGAATGGAGAAGAGGATCAAGTAGGAGATTCCTGCCTTAAAGAAGGGATTAGTACAAGCCAACACTACAGCTCCTTGTCAAGACGACAGGGAG CTCCTCCATCACCAAGGGCCAACCACAGCTCTCATCTATGTGCGTGCGTAGATGCTAGCTGCCGCTGTGTGTCAGAGAACAGACATCCTGTCAGCACTTCCAAAGGAAACATCAATGAGCAAATAGCTACGGCTCTGCTCAGGCTGCAGCATGACATGGCCAATGTGTTGCACAGGCTGCATGCTCTCGAGGTGCTCACCATATCACAG tcaAGATCATCTTCACCAAGGCAGGAAGACTCCCCACCTATAATACGAAAG TTCCTGAGACCATCCTGGTGGCCTTTTAACTTCTCACCACTCACAGTGGTGTTGACTGCAGTCTGGCCACTGATTGCCCATTGGCTTGTCCAGCTTTATTTGCAGCGAAAGAGAAG GAAAATTCCCTGA
- the LOC113133780 gene encoding acyl-CoA-binding domain-containing protein 5A-like isoform X2 has translation MAQDEEKHSLEAKFAAAVKVMQSLPEEGPFQPSDDMRLMFYSYYKQAMLGPCNIPRPNGFWDPRGKAKWDAWSSLGNMTKEEAMKNYVENIQLILETIPISDEVSDLVQKLGNFYTEVDGEEEENEVDRRPFTRPFANHGGYGDLWDDIQNLDEKDSDHGISVSSKEAEGSRENSEIERKEQSSDLKRSEEEENWDEEDNTEDEDKEEEEKDLRMLKVEDKRWKSGTRGSSSSVELSISSFTNGTHSSLNSEVEEEELACSIEPSVQCMPYMHFNGHLSDHSDAVPEKNHRSTDSDNEEFCDSMEHLAMEERVPALKVQSRGSEAASVKQNDLWFESCTALNGEEDQVGDSCLKEGISTSQHYSSLSRRQGAPPSPRANHSSHLCACVDASCRCVSENRHPVSTSKGNINEQIATALLRLQHDMANVLHRLHALEVLTISQSRSSSPRQEDSPPIIRKFLRPSWWPFNFSPLTVVLTAVWPLIAHWLVQLYLQRKRRKIP, from the exons ATGGCGCAGGACGAGGAGAAACACAGCCTGGAGGCGAaatttgctgctgcagttaAAGTGATGCAGAGTTTGCCAGAGGAAG gtccTTTCCAGCCCTCTGATGACATGAGGCTGATGTTCTATAGTTACTATAAGCAGGCCATGCTGGGGCCCTGCAACATCCCCAGACCAAATGGCTTCTGGGACCCTCGTGGAAAAGCTAAATG GGATGCATGGAGCTCTTTAGGAAATATGACAAAGGAGGAAGCCATGAAGAATTATGTTGAGAACATCCAGCTG ATTTTGGAGACAATCCCGATTTCAGATGAGGTGTCTGACCTAGTACAGAAGCTTGGCAACTTCTACACAGAGGTAgatggagaagaagaggaaaatgaagTGGACAGGAGGCCCTTCACAAGGCCTTTTGCAAACCATGGAG GCTATGGGGATCTGTGGGATGATATACAAAACCTTGATGAAAAAGACAGTGATCATGGCATAAGTGTGAGTAGCAAGGAGGCAGAGGGAAGCAGAGAAAATAGTGAGATcgagagaaaagagcaaagtaGTGATTTGAAGagaagtgaggaagaggagaattGGGATGAAGAAGACAATACAGAAGATGAagacaaggaggaggaagaaaaag ACCTGAGGATGCTGAAGGTGGAGGACAAGAGGTGGAAGTCTGGCACCagggggtccagcagcagcgTTGAGCTCAGCATATCTTCCTTTACCAATGGGACGCACAGCTCCCTCAATAgtgaagtggaggaggaggaactggCCTGTTCCATAGAGCCCAGTGTTCAGTGTATGCCATACATGCACTTTAATGGCCACTTGAGTG ATCATAGTGATGCTGTTCCTGAGAAAAACCACCGATCCACAGATTCAGATAATGAGGAATTCTGTGACTCAATGGAGCATCTGGCCATGGAAGAG CGGGTGCCTGCATTGAAAGTTCAGTCACGTGGATCAGAAGCTGCCTCAGTGAAGCAAAATGATCTTTGGTTTGAGAGCTGCACTGCACTGAATGGAGAAGAGGATCAAGTAGGAGATTCCTGCCTTAAAGAAGGGATTAGTACAAGCCAACACTACAGCTCCTTGTCAAGACGACAGGGAG CTCCTCCATCACCAAGGGCCAACCACAGCTCTCATCTATGTGCGTGCGTAGATGCTAGCTGCCGCTGTGTGTCAGAGAACAGACATCCTGTCAGCACTTCCAAAGGAAACATCAATGAGCAAATAGCTACGGCTCTGCTCAGGCTGCAGCATGACATGGCCAATGTGTTGCACAGGCTGCATGCTCTCGAGGTGCTCACCATATCACAG tcaAGATCATCTTCACCAAGGCAGGAAGACTCCCCACCTATAATACGAAAG TTCCTGAGACCATCCTGGTGGCCTTTTAACTTCTCACCACTCACAGTGGTGTTGACTGCAGTCTGGCCACTGATTGCCCATTGGCTTGTCCAGCTTTATTTGCAGCGAAAGAGAAG GAAAATTCCCTGA
- the LOC113133780 gene encoding acyl-CoA-binding domain-containing protein 5-like isoform X3, which produces MAQDEEKHSLEAKFAAAVKVMQSLPEEGPFQPSDDMRLMFYSYYKQAMLGPCNIPRPNGFWDPRGKAKWDAWSSLGNMTKEEAMKNYVENIQLILETIPISDEVSDLVQKLGNFYTEVDGEEEENEVDRRPFTRPFANHGDLRMLKVEDKRWKSGTRGSSSSVELSISSFTNGTHSSLNSEVEEEELACSIEPSVQCMPYMHFNGHLSDHSDAVPEKNHRSTDSDNEEFCDSMEHLAMEERVPALKVQSRGSEAASVKQNDLWFESCTALNGEEDQVGDSCLKEGISTSQHYSSLSRRQGAPPSPRANHSSHLCACVDASCRCVSENRHPVSTSKGNINEQIATALLRLQHDMANVLHRLHALEVLTISQSRSSSPRQEDSPPIIRKFLRPSWWPFNFSPLTVVLTAVWPLIAHWLVQLYLQRKRRKIP; this is translated from the exons ATGGCGCAGGACGAGGAGAAACACAGCCTGGAGGCGAaatttgctgctgcagttaAAGTGATGCAGAGTTTGCCAGAGGAAG gtccTTTCCAGCCCTCTGATGACATGAGGCTGATGTTCTATAGTTACTATAAGCAGGCCATGCTGGGGCCCTGCAACATCCCCAGACCAAATGGCTTCTGGGACCCTCGTGGAAAAGCTAAATG GGATGCATGGAGCTCTTTAGGAAATATGACAAAGGAGGAAGCCATGAAGAATTATGTTGAGAACATCCAGCTG ATTTTGGAGACAATCCCGATTTCAGATGAGGTGTCTGACCTAGTACAGAAGCTTGGCAACTTCTACACAGAGGTAgatggagaagaagaggaaaatgaagTGGACAGGAGGCCCTTCACAAGGCCTTTTGCAAACCATGGAG ACCTGAGGATGCTGAAGGTGGAGGACAAGAGGTGGAAGTCTGGCACCagggggtccagcagcagcgTTGAGCTCAGCATATCTTCCTTTACCAATGGGACGCACAGCTCCCTCAATAgtgaagtggaggaggaggaactggCCTGTTCCATAGAGCCCAGTGTTCAGTGTATGCCATACATGCACTTTAATGGCCACTTGAGTG ATCATAGTGATGCTGTTCCTGAGAAAAACCACCGATCCACAGATTCAGATAATGAGGAATTCTGTGACTCAATGGAGCATCTGGCCATGGAAGAG CGGGTGCCTGCATTGAAAGTTCAGTCACGTGGATCAGAAGCTGCCTCAGTGAAGCAAAATGATCTTTGGTTTGAGAGCTGCACTGCACTGAATGGAGAAGAGGATCAAGTAGGAGATTCCTGCCTTAAAGAAGGGATTAGTACAAGCCAACACTACAGCTCCTTGTCAAGACGACAGGGAG CTCCTCCATCACCAAGGGCCAACCACAGCTCTCATCTATGTGCGTGCGTAGATGCTAGCTGCCGCTGTGTGTCAGAGAACAGACATCCTGTCAGCACTTCCAAAGGAAACATCAATGAGCAAATAGCTACGGCTCTGCTCAGGCTGCAGCATGACATGGCCAATGTGTTGCACAGGCTGCATGCTCTCGAGGTGCTCACCATATCACAG tcaAGATCATCTTCACCAAGGCAGGAAGACTCCCCACCTATAATACGAAAG TTCCTGAGACCATCCTGGTGGCCTTTTAACTTCTCACCACTCACAGTGGTGTTGACTGCAGTCTGGCCACTGATTGCCCATTGGCTTGTCCAGCTTTATTTGCAGCGAAAGAGAAG GAAAATTCCCTGA
- the yme1l1b gene encoding ATP-dependent zinc metalloprotease YME1L1b, whose product MFSLSATVQPQVTVPLSHLINVLNSLKSSVGSSSTATCKTRKHKEQGQALQCTETRWNLQELGLSDLGTQQLDELVNHMLPRFSPQETSFPFLSQTAWRTSHLSTHSFFYNKYGFSSGPVPQLTPVFSRQHPSPLQSVCTALQHWPVLVQSRGFKTLKSKTRRQLPALDRPVESEGFTPSFMKGFLTRDKGIDVESLDSLLKNKNIPDGQQDAFKRGFAEGFLKAQALTQRTQDSLRRTRLILLVLLLVGLYGISKTPFISVRFRTTSGLDSAVDPVQMKNVTFEHVKGVEEAKNELQEVVEFLKNPQKFTALGGKLPKGVLLVGPPGTGKTLLARAVAGEADVPFYYASGSEFDEMFVGVGASRIRNLFREAKANAPCVIFIDELDSVGGKRIESPMHPYSRQTINQLLAEMDGFKPNEGVIIIGATNFPEALDNALIRPGRFDMQVTVPKPDVKGRTEILNWYLKKIKVDPDIEANVIARGTVGFSGADLENLVNQAALKAAVDGKDMVTMKELEFAKDKILMGPERRSAEIDQKNKRITAYHESGHAIVAYYTKDAMPINKATIMPRGPSLGHVSMLPENDRWSETRSQLLAQMDVSMGGRVAEEIIFGHENITTGASSDFDSATKIAKMMVTRFGMCEKLGVMTYNDMTEQSPETQAAVEHEVRVLLKESYERAKALLKSHAKEHKNLADALLMYETLDAKEIQLVLEGKTLEVR is encoded by the exons atgttttctttgtcagcGACCGTCCAGCCACAG GTGACTGTACCTCTTAGCCACCTCATCAACGTACTCAACTCTCTGAAGAGCTCAGTGGGAAGCAGCAGTACTGCCACctgcaaaacaagaaaacacaaggaGCAAGGACAAGCATTACAATGCACAGAG accAGGTGGAACCTGCAGGAGCTTGGATTATCAGACCTGGGTACCCAGCAGCTGGATGAGCTAGTGAACCACATGTTACCAAGATTCAGCCCACAGGAGACATCATTTCCATTTCTCAGTCAGACAGCCTGGAGGACCTCCCATCTCTCCACACACTCTTTTTTCTACAACAAGTAtg GGTTCTCAAGTGGTCCCGTGCCCCAATTGACCCCAGTTTTTTCCAGGCAGCACCCCTCACCCCTTCAGTCTGTATGCACAGCGTTGCAACACTGGCCAG TGTTGGTGCAGAGCAGAGGATTCAAAACTTTAAAGAGTAAAACAAGGCGACAGCTGCCGGCCTTGGACCGCCCTGTGGAATCTGAAGGGTTCACACCATCCTTTATGAAG GGTTTCTTGACACGTGACAAGGGGATTGATGTGGAAAGTCTAGACAGCCTGTTGAAGAACAAGAATATACCTGATGGACAACAGGATGCTTTTAAGCGGGGCTTTGCTGAGGGCTTCTTGAAAGCTCAAGCCTTGACACAGCGCACGCAAG ACTCTCTGAGGAGGACTCGTCTGATCCTACTGGTGCTGCTTCTTGTTGGGCTCTATGGTATCTCCAAGACCCCCTTTATATCTG TGCGGTTCCGAACCACATCAGGACTCGACTCGGCAGTGGACCCTGTCCAGATGAAAAACGTAACATTTGAGCATGTGAAAGGCGTAGAAGAAGCTAAGAACGAGctgcaggaggtggtggagtTCCTGAAAAACCCACAGAAGTTCACAGCTTTGGGAGGAAAGCTGCCAAAAG GTGTTCTGCTGGTTGGCCCTCCAGGGACAGGTAAGACTCTACTGGCGAGGGCCGTGGCTGGAGAGGCTGATGTGCCATTCTACTACGCATCTGGATCGGAGTTTGATGAGATGTTTGTTGGAGTGGGAGCCAGCCGCATCAGGAACCTTTTca GGGAAGCTAAAGCCAATGCTCCTTGTGTGATCTTCATTGATGAACTGGATAGTGTGGGTGGAAAAAGGATTGAGTCTCCCATGCACCCTTACTCCAGACAGACTATTAACCAACTGCTGGCTGAGATGGATGG gtttAAACCAAATGAAGGTGTGATCATCATTGGAGCAACAAACTTCCCAGAGGCTTTGGATAA TGCCCTGATCCGCCCTGGACGTTTTGACATGCAGGTGACTGTCCCCAAACCAGATGTGAAAGGACGCACAGAGATCCTCAACTGGTACCTGAAGAAGATTAAAGTGGATCCAG ATATTGAGGCCAATGTTATTGCCCGGGGCACAGTGGGCTTCTCTGGGGCTGACTTGGAAAATTTGGTCAACCAGGCTGCCCTGAAGGCAGCAGTAGATGGCAAAGACATGGTCACCATGAAGGAGCTGGAGTTTGCTAAAGACAAAATTCTCATGG GCCCTGAGCGAAGAAGTGCAGAAATTGATCAAAAGAACAAGCGCATCACAGCATACCATGAATCAGGGCATGCAATTGTAGCTTACTACACCAAAGATGCCATGCCGATCAATAAGGCTACTATCATGCCCAGAGGACCCAGTCTGGGACAT GTGTCCATGCTCCCAGAGAATGATCGCTGGAGCGAGACTCGCTCGCAGCTTCTTGCGCAGATGGATGTCAGTATGGGTGGGCGTGTAGCAGAAGAGATTATATTTGGCCATGAGAACATCACAACTG GCGCATCAAGTGACTTTGACAGTGCTACCAAGATCGCTAAGATGATGGTGACCAGATTTGGAATGTGTGAAAAG CTGGGCGTGATGACCTATAATGACATGACAGAGCAGAGTCCGGAGACACAAGCTGCTGTGGAGCATGAAGTCAGGGTTTTACTCAAG GAATCTTATGAGCGTGCCAAAGCCCTGCTAAAGTCCCACGCCAAGGAGCACAAGAATCTGGCCGACGCTCTGCTTATGTATGAGACACTGGACGCCAAAGAGATCCAGCTAGTCCTGGAGGGCAAGACCCTGGAAGTCAGATGA
- the ptchd3b gene encoding patched domain-containing protein 3, protein MATWHTDYIEKQLCICFQMLGHCIGSHPWWFLIIPLILSTSLGNGFYFLKDRRSNSIEEQFTPVDGKAKMERKYIQHTFPENDSMFSSLRLSTNGNYATLIATGDGNILTVESLQDILDLDFKLRGMAVLHDNQTFDYADVCAEVMGSCFSNTILDIIGYNANNIDTVNLTFPWYNLDFKSVPLHLSVGSVKLKTESSAVESARAIQLHYYLRKDSKAKIGRWLESFINLVSNDSSPSIQVSYSTSMSLQWEFEKSAASVIYLFSITYAIAIISSIISCWRLDNVRTKVWVASCGVVSTGLAILSGFGGLLLLGQPFVMTVASCPFMILGIGLDDMFIMISCWQRTRVLDSIPDRLADTYKKAAVSITITTLTDALALFLGYSSPFGSVQSFCLYAAICVCFCYLYNITFLGACMALNGQREAENKHWFTCSKIPEALPSSKSKAFSICCVGGSYDQITEKEETEPMSHVFERFYSPFLTHKLIKACVCVIYTGYLAVSIYGCSVLKEGLDIRNLALDDSYIIKYYNNQRQHFSEYSCNVMVSVTQPFPYWDEDEQKDLHSCISSFESLDYVNSTYAWFLSFQQYANATNLSISSKEAFYTHLPHFLELNSMFRQDINLTVDNDIQASRFFLQTLNKTTMKDMMTGLRQAADECPLELLVYHPAFIYFDQYTVIMDNTVQTILIAVTVMLVVSLILIPNLLCSIWVAFAICSVIVGVTGFMSLWGVNLDSISMINLVMCIGFSVDFSAHITYAYVSSPKTDTNEKAKDALAHLGYPILQGALSTVLGVVMLSMSGSYIFRTFFKIVFLVITLGLLHSLVFIPVFLTMFETCIKWR, encoded by the exons ATGGCCACGTGGCACACAGACTACATTGAGAAACAGCTATGCATCTGTTTTCAGATGCTGGGCCATTGCATTGGATCCCATCCCTGGTGGTTCCTGATTATCCCACTTATTCTTTCAACAAGTCTGGGGAACGGATTTTACTTCCTTAAAGACAGAAGGTCCAACAGTATTGAAGAGCAGTTCACACCTGTTGATGGGAAAGCCAAGATGGAGAGGAAATACATCCAACACACTTTTCCTGAAAATGATTCCATGTTTTCCAGTTTAAGGCTGAGCACAAATGGGAATTATGCAACACTCATAGCTACGGGTGACGGGAATATTCTGACGGTAGAGTCACTTCAGGACATCCTAGACTTGGACTTTAAACTTAGGGGCATGGCAGTGCTGCATGACAaccaaacatttgactatgcAGATGTTTGTGCTGAAGTGATGGGATCCTGCTTCTCTAACACAATTCTAGATATTATTGGATACAATGCCAATAACATAGACACTGTCAATTTGACCTTTCCGTGGTATAACTTGGATTTTAAGAGTGTCCCCTTACATTTAAGTGTGGGGagtgtgaaactgaaaacagagaGCTCAGCTGTTGAAAGCGCCAGAGCCATACAGCTGCATTACTATTTACGAAAGGACAGCAAAGCAAAAATAGGTCGGTGGCTAGAAAGTTTCATAAATTTGGTCTCAAATGACTCATCACCTTCTATTCAG GTGTCATACTCCACCTCCATGTCACTGCAGTGGGAATTTGAGAAATCTGCAGCTTCAGTCATCTATTTATTCTCCATCACTTATGCCATTGCCATTATATCTTCTATCATATCATGCTGGAG ATTGGATAACGTACGGACAAAGGTGTGGGTGGCGTCCTGTGGGGTGGTCTCCACAGGTCTAGCAATCCTGAGTGGGTTTGGTGGGCTCTTGTTACTGGGTCAGCCTTTTGTCATGACAGTTGCCTCCTGTCCTTTCATGATCCTGG GTATTGGACTCGATGATATGTTCATCATGATCTCCTGCTGGCAGAGGACCCGTGTTCTGGACAGCATCCCTGACCGGCTGGCTGACACCTATAAGAAAGCAGCTGtctccatcaccatcaccaccctGACCGATGCTCTGGCTCTCTTCCTGGGCTACAGCTCGCCCTTTGGCTCAGTGCAGTCCTTCTGCCTCTATGCTGCGATATGTGTTTGCTTCTGCTATTTGTACAACATCACTTTTCTTGGGGCCTGTATGGCTTTGAatggacagagagaggcagagaacaAGCACTGGTTCACCTGCTCCAAAATCCCAGAAGCCTTACCATCCAGTAAGTCAAAAGCTTTCAGTATCTGCTGTGTTGGAGGGAGCTATGATCAAATCACTGAAAAGGAGGAAACTGAACCcatgagtcatgtttttgagcGGTTCTACAGCCCATTTCTGACCCACAAACTGATTAAAGCCTGTGTATGCGTCATCTACACGGGCTACCTGGCTGTTAGCATCTATGGCTGTTCTGTGTTAAAGGAGGGGCTCGATATCAGGAATCTGGCTTTGGATGATTCTTACATCATCAAATACTACAACAATCAAAGGCAGCACTTTTCTGAGTATAGCTGCAATGTGATGGTCTCAGTGACGCAGCCCTTTCCATACTGGGATGAAGATGAACAAAAGGATTTGCACTCATGCATTTCAAGTTTTGAATCTTTGGACTATGTCAACAGCACGTATGCTTGGTTTCTTTCCTTCCAACAATATGCAAATGCAACTAACCTCAGCATAAGCTCTAAAGAGGCTTTCTATACCCACCTGCCTCATTTCTTAGAGCTCAACTCCATGTTCAGACAAGACATCAACCTGACTGTAGACAATGACATTCAGGCCTCTCGCTTTTTCCTACAGACACTTAATAAAACCACAATGAAAGACATGATGACGGGACTCAGGCAAGCAGCAGACGAATGTCCACTGGAGCTCCTGGTGTACCACCCTGCTTTCATCTACTTTGACCAGTACACTGTCATCATGGACAACACTGTTCAAACCATCCTGATCGCTGTGACTGTGATGCTGGTTGTCTCACTCATCTTGATTCCAAATCTTCTTTGCTCCATATGGGTGGCTTTTGCAATTTGTTCAGTCATTGTCGGTGTGACAGGGTTCATGTCGCTGTGGGGTGTAAACCTGGATTCCATTTCCATGATCAACCTGGTCATGTGCATTGGTTTCTCCGTAGATTTCTCAGCGCATATTACTTATGCTTATGTCTCCAGCCCCAAGACTGATACCAATGAGAAAGCTAAGGATGCTTTGGCCCATTTAGGTTATCCAATACTACAAGGAGCACTGTCCACTGTTTTGGGAGTGGTGATGTTGTCCATGTCTGGGAGCTACATCTTTAGGACATTCTTTAAAATTGTGTTTCTTGTGATTACACTTGGGCTTCTCCATAGCTTAGTGTTCATTCCTGTGTTTCTGACGATGTTTGAAACTTGTATCAAGTGGCGTTAA
- the LOC113134766 gene encoding ras-related protein Rab-18-B yields the protein MDDDVLTTLKLLIIGESGVGKSSLLLRFTDDTFDPDQSATIGVDFKVKTLSIDGNKAKLAIWDTAGQERFRTLTPSYYRGAQGVILVYDVTKRDTFTKLENWLNELETYTTRNDIVKMLVGNKIDKDDREVDRNEGLKFARKHSMLFIEASAKTKDGVQCAFEELVEKILQTPGLWQSESQGQKIRVGDQEQASSRACSGYCSIF from the exons ATGGATGACGACGTGCTGACCACGCTGAAACTGTTGATAATTGGCGAAAGTGGAGTAGGAAAGTCCAG TCTCCTCCTGAGGTTCACAGATGACACGTTTGATCCAGACCAGTCGGCTACAATag GTGTTGACTTCAAAGTAAAGACTCTTTCAATAGATGGCAACAAAGCAAAGCTCGCCATATGG GACACAGCTGGGCAGGAAAGGTTTCGCACCCTGACGCCCAGTTACTACCGCGGTGCACAGGGAGTCATTCTTG taTATGATGTTACAAAGCGCGACACTTTTACGAAGCTTGAAAACTGGCTGAATGAACTGGAAACCTACACAACACGCAACGACATTGTAAAAATGCTAGTCGGGAACAAAATTGATAAG GATGACCGTGAAGTGGACAGAAATGAAGGATTGAAGTTTGCTAGGAAACACTCTATGCTCTTTATTG AGGCCAGCGCAAAGACAAAAGATGGCGTCCAGTGTGCCTTTGAGGAACTTGTGGAGAAGATCCTTCAGACTCCCGGGCTTTGGCAGAGTGAAAGCCAGGGTCAGAAGATCCGTGTTGGGGACCAGGAGCAGGCCAGTAGCAGGGCATGTTCAGGATACTGTTCCATATTCTGA